In one window of Arctopsyche grandis isolate Sample6627 chromosome 6, ASM5162203v2, whole genome shotgun sequence DNA:
- the LOC143913911 gene encoding delta(24)-sterol reductase-like isoform X2 has protein sequence MCTGRPGWQTMSFRRGLYKDTHHKIYINLVDVLKVDTKNMSVRVEPLVTMGQLSATLSNLGYALAVVPEIDDLTVGGMVNGTGVESSSHVYGLFQHICLSYEIVLSDGSVTTCSKDENSDLFYSVPWSHGTLGFLTAVELKIVPAKRFIKLKYQHANSQEDIIKIFSAESFKSSPAEFIEGLVFNRQHAVIMTGDMVDSPGNDGKANEIGKWYKPWFFSHVMNTKDGQIEYIPLRQYYHRHTRSLFWELQDIIPFGNNPLFRLLLGWLMPPKVSLMKITQTEAVRKLYEKCHCIQDMLVPLTRLKSAIDKFHSEIEIYPIWLCPFKLYNDPGMIHPKQVNVDYEMYVDIGVYGVPQANNFETVKSTRNIEDFVTKNDGFQMLYADTYTTREEFRKMFDHKLYDSMRIKLQCENAFPELYDKVNKNARI, from the exons ATGTGTACCGGCCGTCCTGGTTGGCAGACCATGAGTTTCCGTAGAGGATTATACAAAGACACCCATCATAAGATATACATTAATTTGGTCGACGTACTAAAAGTTGATACTAAAAATatg agtgTGAGAGTAGAGCCGTTAGTCACTATGGGCCAATTAAGTGCTACACTCTCTAATTTAGGATATGCTTTAGCTGTTGTTCCTGAAATCGATGACCTCACCGTGGGTGGTATGGTTAACGGTACTGGAGTAGAATCATCGTCACACGTATATGGTCTTTTTCAACATATATGTTTGTCTTATGAAATAGTACTATCAGACGGTAGCGTTACTACTTGTTCCAAG gATGAAAATTCTGATTTATTTTATAGCGTACCTTGGTCGCATGGAACACTTGGTTTCCTTACTGCtgttgaattaaaaattgttcCAGCTAAGAG aTTCATCAAGTTGAAGTATCAACATGCTAATAGTCAAGAGGATATAATCAAGATTTTCAGTGCCGAAAGTTTTAAGTCAAGTCCTGCTGAATTTATCGAAGGATTAGTTTTTAATCGACAGCATGCTGTAATAATGACTGGCGATATGGTTGATTCTCCCGGTAACGATGGTAAA GCGAATGAAATTGGCAAGTGGTACAAACCATGGTTTTTCTCTCATGTGATGAATACAAAAGATGGTCAAATTGAATACATTCCACTACGACAATATTATCATAGACATACTAGATCTTTATTTTGGGAATTGCag GATATTATTCCATTTGGAAATAATCCACTGTTTCGACTTTTGTTGGGTTGGTTAATGCCACCGAAAGTTTCCTTGATGAAAATTACTCAAACTGAGGCAGTGAgaaaattgtatgaaaaatgtCACTGTATTCAAGACATGTTAGTACCTTTGACACGGCTTAAATCAGCAATCGACAAATTCCATAGTGAAATAGAg ATTTATCCAATTTGGCTATGTCCATTCAAATTATACAACGATCCTGGTATGATTCACCCCAAACAGGTAAATGTCGATTAcgaaatgtatgtagatattggaGTCTATGGTGTACCTCAAGCAAACAATTTTGAAACT GTAAAATCTACGAGGAATATAGAAGATTTTGTGACTAAAAATGATGGCTTCCAAATGTTGTATGCTGATACGTACACTACCCGAGAAGAGTTTAGAAAAATGTTTGATCACAAATTGTATGATTCTATGCGAATAAAATTACAATGTGAAAATGCGTTCCCTGAGCTATACgataaagttaataaaaatgcaagaatttaa
- the LOC143913911 gene encoding delta(24)-sterol reductase-like isoform X1 encodes MGQQYIPENISEYILINYRWIFVVTFLLPLSFLYQIWDYIRNYIVFKLNSAPKKHDEKVRNVQAQVRKWIDGGKKVPMCTGRPGWQTMSFRRGLYKDTHHKIYINLVDVLKVDTKNMSVRVEPLVTMGQLSATLSNLGYALAVVPEIDDLTVGGMVNGTGVESSSHVYGLFQHICLSYEIVLSDGSVTTCSKDENSDLFYSVPWSHGTLGFLTAVELKIVPAKRFIKLKYQHANSQEDIIKIFSAESFKSSPAEFIEGLVFNRQHAVIMTGDMVDSPGNDGKANEIGKWYKPWFFSHVMNTKDGQIEYIPLRQYYHRHTRSLFWELQDIIPFGNNPLFRLLLGWLMPPKVSLMKITQTEAVRKLYEKCHCIQDMLVPLTRLKSAIDKFHSEIEIYPIWLCPFKLYNDPGMIHPKQVNVDYEMYVDIGVYGVPQANNFETVKSTRNIEDFVTKNDGFQMLYADTYTTREEFRKMFDHKLYDSMRIKLQCENAFPELYDKVNKNARI; translated from the exons atggGGCAGCAATATATTCCTGAAAACATCTCTGAatatatactcatcaattacaGATGGATCTTTGTAGTGACATTTTTACTTCCACTATCATTTTTGTATCAAATATGGGATTACATTAGGAactatattgtttttaaattaaatagtgcCCCAAAAAAACACGACGAAAAAGTTCGGAATGTACAGGCTCAG gttCGAAAATGGATCGATGGTGGGAAAAAGGTGCCGATGTGTACCGGCCGTCCTGGTTGGCAGACCATGAGTTTCCGTAGAGGATTATACAAAGACACCCATCATAAGATATACATTAATTTGGTCGACGTACTAAAAGTTGATACTAAAAATatg agtgTGAGAGTAGAGCCGTTAGTCACTATGGGCCAATTAAGTGCTACACTCTCTAATTTAGGATATGCTTTAGCTGTTGTTCCTGAAATCGATGACCTCACCGTGGGTGGTATGGTTAACGGTACTGGAGTAGAATCATCGTCACACGTATATGGTCTTTTTCAACATATATGTTTGTCTTATGAAATAGTACTATCAGACGGTAGCGTTACTACTTGTTCCAAG gATGAAAATTCTGATTTATTTTATAGCGTACCTTGGTCGCATGGAACACTTGGTTTCCTTACTGCtgttgaattaaaaattgttcCAGCTAAGAG aTTCATCAAGTTGAAGTATCAACATGCTAATAGTCAAGAGGATATAATCAAGATTTTCAGTGCCGAAAGTTTTAAGTCAAGTCCTGCTGAATTTATCGAAGGATTAGTTTTTAATCGACAGCATGCTGTAATAATGACTGGCGATATGGTTGATTCTCCCGGTAACGATGGTAAA GCGAATGAAATTGGCAAGTGGTACAAACCATGGTTTTTCTCTCATGTGATGAATACAAAAGATGGTCAAATTGAATACATTCCACTACGACAATATTATCATAGACATACTAGATCTTTATTTTGGGAATTGCag GATATTATTCCATTTGGAAATAATCCACTGTTTCGACTTTTGTTGGGTTGGTTAATGCCACCGAAAGTTTCCTTGATGAAAATTACTCAAACTGAGGCAGTGAgaaaattgtatgaaaaatgtCACTGTATTCAAGACATGTTAGTACCTTTGACACGGCTTAAATCAGCAATCGACAAATTCCATAGTGAAATAGAg ATTTATCCAATTTGGCTATGTCCATTCAAATTATACAACGATCCTGGTATGATTCACCCCAAACAGGTAAATGTCGATTAcgaaatgtatgtagatattggaGTCTATGGTGTACCTCAAGCAAACAATTTTGAAACT GTAAAATCTACGAGGAATATAGAAGATTTTGTGACTAAAAATGATGGCTTCCAAATGTTGTATGCTGATACGTACACTACCCGAGAAGAGTTTAGAAAAATGTTTGATCACAAATTGTATGATTCTATGCGAATAAAATTACAATGTGAAAATGCGTTCCCTGAGCTATACgataaagttaataaaaatgcaagaatttaa
- the Cdc14 gene encoding cell division cycle protein 14, translating to MDENDVIISSTEIIPDKLYFATLECNYKPKSTKNSKYFHIEDEIVYESFYLDYGPYHLCHLYFFCTKLNGKLAKAPKSRKIVFYTSDDNVLRLNAAYLIGSYAIIYLKLSAKAAYDLVTGGSHWELLTFRDASAGSPLFEISLLDVFQGLHKAFNGGFFNFQHFNFQEYMYYEKVLNGDLNWIIPDKMLAFSGPHSQSRLKDDYPLHAPDHYHQYFKDNNVTCIVRLNQKSYNAKQFTEFGFEHHELFFLDGSAPSDIIVDKFNKISEETKGAVAVHCKAGLGRTGTLIACYMMKHLGFTACQAISWLRICRPGSVIGFQQRFLQETQSRMLSEGEVYRRKRGVTSIPKFKRGIYSRTATTNTEDVENANFIESNSNSVSLDDLENVPAGKPAICRLMKLDTDTELSTAKQNKDDFVSLDSIINSSQLNTMESRAVAHKTRANTALANAKNSYTSNKNNYMMSNASTNSKSMTVKVQTTYTPKKLQTTTSTIGSTNLKPTSLSSKSSVMHPVKMTIAKSQCGKSTIHSPRANLARNYGQAYPHSASPLKTYARKAPNSLKSASVPTHLKSTLPNFVDTPTSHSKDFDSNLNLVVEAPRKVVANMNNSPAKLVNDIPKKKVILRKKPLRVATVDEIKDMKNCNISNSDSEKDSTNTTLTNISADSLENIPCKMPTRRTKSKSPEPMHHIAENLQNDDVEEGIDSQGSKLCKIKASRKKVATFVSNNLKKDGVKTRNYSTPPAVKKK from the exons ATGGACGAGAATGATGTTATCATATCGTCGACTGAAATAATACCag aCAAGCTCTACTTTGCCACTTTAGAATGCAACTACAAGCcaaaatcgacaaaaaatagtaaatattttcacaTTGAAGATGAGATTGTGTACGAAAGTTTCTATCTGGATTATGGTCCTTATCATTTATGTCATTTGTACTTTTTTTGTACAAAACTGAACGGAAAGCTAGCCAAAGCGCCGAAATCTAGAAAAATCGTATTTTATACTAGCGATGACAACGTGTTGCGGTTGAATGCTGCTTATCTCATCGGCAGCTATGCT attatatatttgaaattgtcagCGAAAGCTGCTTACGATCTCGTCACCGGTGGTAGTCATTGGGAACTGTTGACCTTTAGAGATGCGTCGGCAGGCTCACCCCTGTTTGAGATTTCTTTGTTGGACGTTTTTCAAGGCTTGCATAAAGCATTCAACGGTGGCTTCTTCAATTTCCAGCATTTCAATTTTCAAgagtatatgtattatgag AAAGTATTGAATGGAGATCTCAATTGGATTATACCAGACAAAATGTTAGCATTCTCGGGGCCTCATTCGCAGTCACGTTTGAAAGATGACTATCCTCTCCATGCGCCCGATCATTATCATCAATATTTCAAGGATAATAATGTTACTTGCATTGTGAG atTGAATCAAAAATCGTATAATGCAAAACAATTCACAGAATTTGGTTTTGAACACCACGAGTTGTTTTTCTTAGATGGATCAGCACCTTCCGACATTATTgtggataaatttaataaaataagcgAAGAAACAAAAGGTGCCGTAGCTGTTCACTGCAAAG ctgGACTCGGTAGAACGGGAACTCTAATTGCATGCTACATGATGAAGCACCTCGGTTTTACTGCGTGTCAAGCCATTAGTTGGTTGAGAATATGCAGACCAGGCTCTGTGATTGGCTTTCAACAACGCTTCTTACAAGA GACGCAATCGAGAATGCTATCTGAAGGCGAGGTATATCGTCGTAAACGTGGTGTTACTTCAATACCGAAATTCAAACGTGGGATTTATTCGCGAACTGCTACTACTAATACGGAAGACGTTGAAAACGCCAATTTTATTGAATCGAATTCTAACAGCGTCAGTTTGGATGATTTGGAAAATGTTCCTGCTGGGAAACCTGCCATTTGCAGGCTGATGaag TTGGATACAGATACAGAATTGTCGACAGCtaaacaaaacaaagacgaTTTTGTAAGTCTCGATTCGATCATTAACTCTAGTCAGTTAAATACAATGGAGTCACGTGCTGTTGCACATAAAACGAGAGCGAACACGGCTCTAGCCAATGCGAAGAATTCTTACAcatcaaacaaaaataattacatgATGTCAAACGCTAGTACCAATTCTAAATCTATGACCGTCAAGGTGCAAACGACATACACGCCCAAAAAGTTGCAAACAACGACTTCGACCATCGGCTCTACAAATCTGAAGCCGACGAGTCTCTCTTCCAAGTCTTCGGTGATGCATCCGGTGAAGATGACCATAGCGAAGAGTCAATGCGGAAAGAGTACCATACACAGTCCAAGAGCAAATCTTGCGAGAAACTACGGTCAAGCTTATCCTCACAGTGCAAGTCCTCTCAAAACATATGCAAGAAAAGCTCCGAATTCACTCAAATCAGCTTCGGTTCCGACACACTTGAAAAGTACTCTTCCGAACTTTGTCGACACTCCCACATCACATAGCAAAGATTTCGATTCTAATCTAAACTTGGTGGTCGAAGCACCCAGGAAAGTCGTCGCAAATATGAACAATTCACCTGCTAAACTCGTCAACGACATACCCAAGAAGAAAGTCATTCTACGAAAGAAACCGCTCAGAGTCGCCACTGTTGATGAAATAAAAGACATGAAGAATTGTAACATTTCGAATTCCGATAGCGAGAAGGACTCGACGAATACGACTCTCACCAATATATCGGCAGACAGCTTAGAAAATATTCCGTGTAAAATGCCCACGCGAAGGACCAAATCTAAAAGTCCAGAGCCGATGCATCACATTGCTGAAAACTTACAGAACGACGATGTGGAGGAAGGTATTGATTCTCAGGGCAGTAAGCTGTGCAAGATAAAAGCTTCGAGAAAGAAAGTCGCCACATTCGTAAGCAATAATTTGAAGAAGGACGGAGTGAAGACGCGTAACTATTCCACCCCTCCTGCGGTGAAGAAGAAATGA